The genomic DNA AATAGCGTACACTCCAAGACTCCCGGACGGATAAATTTGCATATTTTTCCATCTTTTTAACATCTTTAAGTGCTAATAGTGTCCGACCATGTCCAGATGAAATTGTACCTTCACGTATCAAAGTTCTAATCTTAACAGGTAATTTAAGTAGCCTCAACATATTCGCGATATATGGTCGTGATTTTCCTAGTCTTTGCGCCACTTCCTGTTGTGTTAAATGCAATTCTGCCATTAATTGCTGATAACTCTCAGCCTCTTCTAATGGATTTAAATCTTCACGTTGTAAATTTTCAATAATTGCGAGCTCACGCATTTCTGCATCTGAAAACTTTTTAATAACGACAGGTATTTCCGTTAAACCCGCTTCAAGACTTGCACGATATCGTCTCTCCCCGGCCACAATGTAATAACCTTGAACCGCATGGGTTACAATAATTGGTTGTAGAATACCGTGCTGTGTAATGGATTGCGCAAGTTCAGTGAGCTTTTCAGCATCAAAAGTCTTACGGGGTTGATAAGGGTTCGGTCTCAAATCATGTATCGCTATCATTTCGACATGTTGCGAAGTACGCTGTGATGTTTCATTTTGATGGGTCACGTGCATCACCTGCTCCCACAAATTTTTTTACCATTCTATTTTACTGGTTGCATAGTTGAGACACAAGCCTTTACGTTATTTTCAGGAGTTGCCAAAATTTTATCTAATCATAATTTTCTGAAAAATATGTTGACATCCTTTTTTGATTGATGTAAAGTGTTTTTTACAAAGAAACAGTACAATATTCGAGACACTGTAAAAAGGAAAGTAAAATTTACACTGCAATCACAGAGAGCCTTGTTTCGCTGAGAAAAGGCATTGAAAGCAAATTTGAAAATGGCCTTGGAGTGTTGATGCCAATATGAGGTATCACCGGGTTCGCCCGTTATAGCGATACAGTATTAACATTTTGTTATTATGCGTACTGGAAAATATTAACTATACTCTTCCTTCACTGTATAGATCTAAATCGCGCATAATGCAATTTAGCGTACTGTGAGAGGTTACTTTAGCGATAAATTAACAAATTAAGGTGGTACCACGAACTTAGCTTTCGTCCTTTTTATTCGATTAAAAATTCGGATATTAGGATGAAAGCTTTTTTATTTTGTTTGAGGAGGTTATCAACGATGAAAGAGACCACATTGGCACAAATTGCACTTACTACAGATCACACCGGCGCGATTGCTAACCCGATTTACCTTTCGACTGCTTATCAACACGCTGGTCTAGGTCACTCAACAGGCTATGATTACACACGCACGAAAAACCCAACACGACAAGCTTTTGAAGACGCCTTTGCCAAAATTGAAGGTGGCATTGCCTCATTTGCGACTTCAAGTGGGATGGCAAGTATTCAACTCGTCTGTAATCTTTTTAAACCTCACGACGAAATACTCGTGTCATTTGATTTGTATGGAGGCACATTTCGCTTATTTGAATTTTACGAAACACAATATGACATTCGCTTTAAATATGTAAATTTTGAAAATGTTGAAGAAGTTAAAGCAGCAATCACACCGCATACGAAAGCATTGTTTATCGAACCTATTTCCAATCCATTGATGATTGAGATTGACTTGTCACCTTATTACCAGTTGGCACAACAACATCGTTTATTGACGATTATCGACAATACTTTTCTTACCCCTTATTTGTCCACACCACTAGCGGATGGGGCTGACATCGTCTTACATTCTGCGACGAAGTATATCGGAGGTCATAACGATGTACTCGCAGGTGTCGTTACTGTTAAAGACCCTGTTCTAGCTGAACAATTTACGCAACTACATAATATGATTGGCGCTACCCTAGCACCTATTGATAGTTATTTGTTGCAACGTGGACTGAAGACATTACATTTACGTGTGGAACGTGCACAGCAAAATGCGCAACGTCTCGCAGAGCGATGTCAACAGCTGGAAGGGATTGCCGAAGTATTGTACAGCGGTCGAACAGGGATGTTAAGTTTACGCCTTGCGCCTAATTATCAAGTGGCTGCGTTGTTACAACATATCCAAGTTTGCCGTTTTGCAGAAAGTTTAGGTGGAACTGAAACATTTATCACTTTTCCTTATACACAAACCCATGTCGATATGCCAGATGATGAAAAAGATAAACGCGGCATTGATCAACATTTAATACGTTTATCCATTGGTATTGAAGCTTACGAAGATATTGAGAATGATTTAATCCAAGCACTTGAGAAATCTAAGGAGGGTGTTCTTTATGAAGCGCACGAAACAAACTGAATTGATCCATGATATGAACAGAGGCCACAAATATAAAAGCGCCAATATCCCACTTTATTACTCTTCTACTTATCATCAACAAGAGTTAGGTGGCCCTTACGAATATGATTACGCCAGAAGTGGCAATCCTAATCGTGAGCTGCTTGAAACAAAATTAGCTCAGTTAGAAAATGGTCAGTTTGGATATGCTTTTAACTCTGGTATCGCAGCGATTACAGCTGTTTTCCTAACATTGCAAGCAGGTGATCATGTGATTTTACCTGATGACGTGTATGGTGGAACATTTCGATTAACCGAAAGCATCTTGTCTCGTTTTAATATTTCATTTACTACGGTCAATGCCGAAGATATTAATGAAATTCGTAAAGCGATTCGTCCTTCAACACGATTGATTTATGTTGAAACGCCTTCTAACCCTTTATTTAAAATTACTGATATTAGACAAGTGGCGCAACTTGCTAAAGAATATGGCATTACAGTTGCTGTAGACAATACATTTATGACGCCTCTCGGACAGAATCCTTTAGATCTCGGTGCTGACATTGTCATTCATAGCGCTACGAAGTTTTTAGGTGGACATAGTGATGTTATCGCTGGTGCCGTCATCACCAATGATAAAACAATTGCCGACGCACTTTATTTAATTCAAAACGGCACAGGTAGTGGTTTATCTGTATACGACAGTTGGACGCTGACCCAGCATATTAAAACGTTGGATGTTCGTTTTCAACAATCCGTTAAAAATGCTAAAGAAGTCTGTCGCTTTTTAGAACAACATCCAGCCATTGCGTACGTTTATTACCCAGGAAATAGCACCGTTCATCTGCAACAAGCCCATAATGGCGGTGCCGTTCTTGGCTTTCGCTTAAAAGATGAAGCCTATGCACAACAATTTGCTGACAAACTCACGATTCCACTTGTGTCATTAAGTTTAGGTGGCGTTGAAACGATTCTTTCTCACCCGAACACCATGTCACATGCGAGCATTCCAGAGGATATTCGTGAAGCACGAGGCATTACATTCGGTTTATTCCGATTAAGTGTCGGTATAGAAAATGTAGAAGAATTAATCGCGGATTTAGATTACGCATTAAAGGAGGGATATGATGAGTCGGTTGTTAAAAGCGCTACAAAACAACGTTCTAGTGGCTGATGGAGCAATGGGAACGATTCTATACTCCGAAGGCTTAGATACCTGTCCAGAAGCATATAATCTGACGCACCCTGAAAAGGTCGAGCATATTCATCGCTCTTACATCGAAGCTGGTGCAGATGTCATTCAAACGAATACGTATGGTGCCAATTTCGAAAAGTTGCAACCTTTTGGACTTGAACATAAGGTAAAGGCCATTCATCAAGCAGCAGTAGCCATTGCGAAACGGGCTGCCCGTCCAGAAACTTTTATTTTAGGTACTGTAGGTGGTTTTAGAGGTGTAAAGCAAGGTGAATTATCCTTGTCAGCCATTCAATACCATACGGAAATTCAAGTCGATACACTTATCGAATCGGGTGTAGATGGGCTGTTGTTTGAAACCTATTATGATTTAACTGAATTAATTAGAGTCATTACTCAAACCCGTCAAAATTATGATATTCCAATCATTGCCCAACTCACAGCTTCCAATACGAATTACTTAAGAGATGGTACTGAAATTAATGACGCGTTACAGCAAATCGTTGCTGCCGGCGCAGATGTTGTCGGATTGAACTGCCATCATGGGCCACACCATATGAAACACTCGTTTAGTCATATTGCACTACCGGACAAAGCGTATCTCTCCTGTTACCCGAATGCGAGTTTACTCGATTTGGATCAGCATACGTTTCAATATA from Staphylococcus schleiferi includes the following:
- the metC gene encoding cystathionine beta-lyase MetC, with protein sequence MKRTKQTELIHDMNRGHKYKSANIPLYYSSTYHQQELGGPYEYDYARSGNPNRELLETKLAQLENGQFGYAFNSGIAAITAVFLTLQAGDHVILPDDVYGGTFRLTESILSRFNISFTTVNAEDINEIRKAIRPSTRLIYVETPSNPLFKITDIRQVAQLAKEYGITVAVDNTFMTPLGQNPLDLGADIVIHSATKFLGGHSDVIAGAVITNDKTIADALYLIQNGTGSGLSVYDSWTLTQHIKTLDVRFQQSVKNAKEVCRFLEQHPAIAYVYYPGNSTVHLQQAHNGGAVLGFRLKDEAYAQQFADKLTIPLVSLSLGGVETILSHPNTMSHASIPEDIREARGITFGLFRLSVGIENVEELIADLDYALKEGYDESVVKSATKQRSSG
- a CDS encoding PLP-dependent transferase, encoding MKETTLAQIALTTDHTGAIANPIYLSTAYQHAGLGHSTGYDYTRTKNPTRQAFEDAFAKIEGGIASFATSSGMASIQLVCNLFKPHDEILVSFDLYGGTFRLFEFYETQYDIRFKYVNFENVEEVKAAITPHTKALFIEPISNPLMIEIDLSPYYQLAQQHRLLTIIDNTFLTPYLSTPLADGADIVLHSATKYIGGHNDVLAGVVTVKDPVLAEQFTQLHNMIGATLAPIDSYLLQRGLKTLHLRVERAQQNAQRLAERCQQLEGIAEVLYSGRTGMLSLRLAPNYQVAALLQHIQVCRFAESLGGTETFITFPYTQTHVDMPDDEKDKRGIDQHLIRLSIGIEAYEDIENDLIQALEKSKEGVLYEAHETN
- a CDS encoding ParB/RepB/Spo0J family partition protein, which gives rise to MHVTHQNETSQRTSQHVEMIAIHDLRPNPYQPRKTFDAEKLTELAQSITQHGILQPIIVTHAVQGYYIVAGERRYRASLEAGLTEIPVVIKKFSDAEMRELAIIENLQREDLNPLEEAESYQQLMAELHLTQQEVAQRLGKSRPYIANMLRLLKLPVKIRTLIREGTISSGHGRTLLALKDVKKMEKYANLSVRESWSVRYLEQVVAELLGTSKKREEPQQRAIKKPAMIRQHEQQLQEQYGTSVEIAMKKNVGEITFTFHSESDYRRLIQQLKKM